From the genome of Penaeus chinensis breed Huanghai No. 1 chromosome 8, ASM1920278v2, whole genome shotgun sequence, one region includes:
- the LOC125027936 gene encoding glycine-rich RNA-binding protein 10-like isoform X2 has product MESNLSEDKSLNTRVFLESLPKDIRKDQVDKTFSRYGKIAKVYLIYDPPGSGFVEYFDARDAEYAANQMDGADFMGSRVSARVTRGGVPRGRSRGFARGGYDRGSRGGGYHSSSYGSSQGYVPRGGGSYRGGFSRGGFRGSERGGGYGGRGGYSRGGSYSRGGGGYSRGGGYTRGSGYSRGGNYSRGFSRGGYGGSSNYDSYSDKYEKSYDKPAENGYSRYPSGDKYKSHYSDDKYDKYVNYSGSRREEYQRSRSPVSHSPDRYRSASPGYQRTSSSYGGRRSPVDSHY; this is encoded by the exons ATGGAGAGTAATCTGAGTGAAGA TAAAAGCTTGAACACAAGAGTGTTCTTGGAGAGCCTCCCAAAAGACATTCGCAAAGATCAGGTGGATAAGACATTTTCCCGATATGGCAAGATAGCAAAGGTGTATCTGATCTACGATCCTCCAGGCTCAGGCTTCGTAGAATACTTCGATGCTCGTGACGCAGAATATGCAGCAAACCAAATGGATGGAGCAGACTTTATGGGGTCTCGGGTATCTGCCCGTGTCACAAGAGGAGGAGTGCCCCGTGGCCGCAGCCGTGGCTTTGCTCGAGGGGGTTATGACAGAGGGAGCCGGGGGGGAGGATACCACTCGAGCAGCTACGGCAGCAGTCAGGGCTATGTTCCTAGGGGGGGTGGAAGCTACAGGGGAGGGTTTTCACGGGGGGGATTCAGGGGATCTGAAAGGGGAGGTGGTTATGGTGGGCGGGGTGGGTATTCACGAGGGGGAAGCTACTCCAGAGGTGGCGGTGGCTATTCACGTGGTGGCGGATATACGCGTGGAAGTGGCTACTCGCGAGGTGGTAACTACTCCAGAGGATTCTCCCGTGGCGGTTACGGCGGCTCCAGCAACTACGACAGCTACTCTGACAAGTATGAAAAATCATATGACAAGCCAGCTGAGAACGGCTACTCTCGCTACCCCTCTGGTGACAAGTACAAGTCCCACTATTCAGATGACAAGTATGACAAGTATGTGAACTACAGCGGGTCCCGCAGGGAGGAGTACCAGCGCAGCCGTTCACCAGTCAGCCATTCACCTGATCGATATCGTTCTGCCTCTCCGGGCTACCAGCGCACCAG
- the LOC125027936 gene encoding heterogeneous nuclear ribonucleoprotein A3-like isoform X1: MESNLSEDKSLNTRVFLESLPKDIRKDQVDKTFSRYGKIAKVYLIYDPPGSGFVEYFDARDAEYAANQMDGADFMGSRVSARVTRGGVPRGRSRGFARGGYDRGSRGGGYHSSSYGSSQGYVPRGGGSYRGGFSRGGFRGSERGGGYGGRGGYSRGGSYSRGGGGYSRGGGYTRGSGYSRGGNYSRGFSRGGYGGSSNYDSYSDKYEKSYDKPAENGYSRYPSGDKYKSHYSDDKYDKYVNYSGSRREEYQRSRSPVSHSPDRYRSASPGYQRTRSRSPIGGGYGSSSRHYPSSSPPPPSREVIRTSRSRDSHDYSPDRAYSRKEYSSSSYGGRRSPVDSHY; encoded by the exons ATGGAGAGTAATCTGAGTGAAGA TAAAAGCTTGAACACAAGAGTGTTCTTGGAGAGCCTCCCAAAAGACATTCGCAAAGATCAGGTGGATAAGACATTTTCCCGATATGGCAAGATAGCAAAGGTGTATCTGATCTACGATCCTCCAGGCTCAGGCTTCGTAGAATACTTCGATGCTCGTGACGCAGAATATGCAGCAAACCAAATGGATGGAGCAGACTTTATGGGGTCTCGGGTATCTGCCCGTGTCACAAGAGGAGGAGTGCCCCGTGGCCGCAGCCGTGGCTTTGCTCGAGGGGGTTATGACAGAGGGAGCCGGGGGGGAGGATACCACTCGAGCAGCTACGGCAGCAGTCAGGGCTATGTTCCTAGGGGGGGTGGAAGCTACAGGGGAGGGTTTTCACGGGGGGGATTCAGGGGATCTGAAAGGGGAGGTGGTTATGGTGGGCGGGGTGGGTATTCACGAGGGGGAAGCTACTCCAGAGGTGGCGGTGGCTATTCACGTGGTGGCGGATATACGCGTGGAAGTGGCTACTCGCGAGGTGGTAACTACTCCAGAGGATTCTCCCGTGGCGGTTACGGCGGCTCCAGCAACTACGACAGCTACTCTGACAAGTATGAAAAATCATATGACAAGCCAGCTGAGAACGGCTACTCTCGCTACCCCTCTGGTGACAAGTACAAGTCCCACTATTCAGATGACAAGTATGACAAGTATGTGAACTACAGCGGGTCCCGCAGGGAGGAGTACCAGCGCAGCCGTTCACCAGTCAGCCATTCACCTGATCGATATCGTTCTGCCTCTCCGGGCTACCAGCGCACCAG GTCGCGGTCGCCAATTGGTGGTGGGTATGGCAGCTCCTCACGccactacccttcctcctccccccctcccccatccaggGAGGTCATCCGCACCTCGCGCTCTCGTGACTCACACGACTATAGTCCAGACCGGGCTTACTCTCGCAAGGAATATTCCAG